Proteins from one Coregonus clupeaformis isolate EN_2021a chromosome 29, ASM2061545v1, whole genome shotgun sequence genomic window:
- the LOC121544667 gene encoding synaptosomal-associated protein 23-like yields the protein MADMSVEEITTRANQVTDESLESTRRMLQMTEESRQTGVNTMVMLDQQGEQLKRTEEGMDQINQDMRKAEKNLTDLSKCCGLCVCPCDRVTSIEHDTKYKRTWGTGDSSSPGEGGDGSVVSRQPSGIHNGQANQQQPMGASGPYIKRITNDAREDEMEENLDQVGSIIGNLKNMAMDMGSEIDKQNKHIERIGEKADINKARIDEANQRANKLIK from the exons ATGGCGGACATGTCAGTGGAAGAGATCACCACGAGGGCCAACCAAGTGACCGATGAG TCCTTGGAGAGCACCAGGCGGATGCTACAGATGACCGAGGAG agcaggcagactggtgTCAACACCATGGTCATGCTGGACCAACAGGGCG AGCAACTGAAACGTACAGAGGAGGGTATGGACCAGATCAACCAGGACATGAGGAAGGCTGAGAAGAACCTGACGGACCTGTCCAAGTGCTGTGGCCTCTGTGTCTGCCCCTGTGACAG GGTGACGTCCATAGAGCATGACACTAAGTACAAGCGTACCTGGGGAACAGGTGATAGTAGCAGTCCAGGAGAGGGAGGGGACGGCTCGGTGGTGTCCAGGCAACCCTCAGGCATCCATAACGGACAAGCCAACCAGCAGCAGCCCATGGGGGCCTCTGGACCCTACATCAAGAG GATTACCAACGATGCTCGGGAGGATGAGATGGAGGAGAATCTGGACCAGGTGGGCAGCATCATAGGGAACCTGAAGAACATGGCCATGGACATGGGCTCTGAGATAGACAAGCAGAACAAACACATCGAACGCATCGGAGAAAAG gcGGACATTAACAAAGCACGAATCGATGAAGCCAATCAGCGAGCCAATAAGCTCATCAAGtag